CGGCTCAGTTACTGAATATGATCAGCCACGCCTTGCCGGAATACGTTTCCCTGAATGAATTTCAGTTCACATTTGAAAAAGTCTTTGTCAAAGAAGATGCACAAACTAAAAAAAGTCCCTCCAAAAAGACAGAAGACGAATTGCCGGAACTGGTAGATTTGAAACAGCTGCAAGGCTTGCACGCCAGGGAAAACCTGGTCATCAATCTGCAGGGAATCTCACCAGACCACCTTTCCATCTCGCGCTACATGTCCAATCTGGATCAAATGGGCGTCTTCAGAGAAATCGACCTGATTCAATCGAATGAAACCATGTTTGAAGGTCAACCACTGCGTGTGTTTCGACTCAGAATGGTTGTGAATTCACCAGGCATGTATGTTCCTAAAATTAATGCGCATTATACCGCCGGTCTGGATCCCTGGATCACGGCAGGAGGCTTGTTCTATGAATGATAAATTACGTAGAGACAGTTTGATTACCATCATTGGTCTGTCCATTGTTGTGGCTCTGTTTACCTTTGTCGTGTATTTACCCGGTCTGAAAAGCAAACAGCAGCTGAATCAGGAAATCGATGAATTTCATGAGAAAATTTCTGCCATTCCAACCAAAGTGAAACAACTGGAGGAACTGCATCAACAGCTGAATCAGCGTATCGCGTTTATCGATCGGCTCAGCCGGAGAATTCCTGTCAGCAAAGATTCACATCAGGTACTGCAACGTGTCGCTTTACTGGCAAAAACAGCCTCGCTCACCGTTTCCGAATTGAATCCAGGTGAGACGGAAGAACA
The sequence above is a segment of the Gimesia algae genome. Coding sequences within it:
- a CDS encoding PilN domain-containing protein encodes the protein MIPEIDFLPASYREVRRRHRNRIWRRTIVLIFLTLVTLSTVRQREIQHQLQTKKEALEKRAQLMNDQLEDPTQLTLQIQQTDIRADLLAGLQLDESPAQLLNMISHALPEYVSLNEFQFTFEKVFVKEDAQTKKSPSKKTEDELPELVDLKQLQGLHARENLVINLQGISPDHLSISRYMSNLDQMGVFREIDLIQSNETMFEGQPLRVFRLRMVVNSPGMYVPKINAHYTAGLDPWITAGGLFYE
- the pilO gene encoding type IV pilus inner membrane component PilO: MNDKLRRDSLITIIGLSIVVALFTFVVYLPGLKSKQQLNQEIDEFHEKISAIPTKVKQLEELHQQLNQRIAFIDRLSRRIPVSKDSHQVLQRVALLAKTASLTVSELNPGETEEHATYTRQPFKLSITGQYAGLLQFLNDLDKEERLFTVNQVSVIKQDGDSTGLIKGSVDLSVYALRENQRGYSDFSENRVSKTFISTDKR